The genome window TCAGCGTGCTCCTGATCTTCTGGTGGACGGACCTGGTGCTGTATATCCCCTTCAAGATGTAACCCCGTTCGGCCGCGCGGACCTGACGCCGCGCCGGCCGCCGAAAGGCCAAGACCATGACGACGCCCGCCGCGCGCCTGCGCGCCCATTTGAGCAAGACGCCGCTCACCGTGATGCCCTGCTGCTTCGACGGCCTGTCCGCCAAGCTGATCGGCGACGCCGGTTTTCCGGTGTCTTTCATGTCGGGCTTTGCCGTTTCCGCCGCGCGTATCGGTGCGCCGGACACCGGCCTGATTTCCTATGGCGAAATGGTCGACCAGGGCCGCAACGTTTGCGCGGCGACCTCGGCGCTGATCATCGGCGACGGCGACACCGGCTATGGCAATGCGCTCAACGTCAAACGCACGGTCAAGGGCTATGCCCAGGCGGGCTTTGCCGCCGTGATGATCGAGGATCAGCTTGCCCCCAAGCGCTGCGGCCACACCAAGGGCAAGCTCGTCGTCTCGCGCGATGAGGCCGTCGACCGCATCAAGGCGGCGGTGGATGCGCGCGAGGAAGGATCCGATATTCTCATCCTGGCGCGCACGGATGCACGCCACGGTCACGGGCTGGACGAAGCGCTGGAACGCGCGCGCGCCTTCAAGGAAGCCGGCGCCGATCTTCTCTTCGTGGAAGCGCCGCATGATGTGGGCGAGATGGAAACGATCTGCCGCGAGGTGCCGGGCTGGCACATGGCCAATCTGGTGGAAGGCGGCGCGACGCCGATGCTGCCGCATGCGGAATTGGAACGGATCGGCTATCGGCTTGCCGCCTATCCGCTGACACTCCTCTCCACCGCAATCAGGGCGATGCAGGAGGCGCTGGCCGAAATGGCCGCCGGACGTCATCCCGACGACGCGCTTCTTCCCTTTGCCGATCTGCGCAAGGCGGTCGGCTTCGATGCCTATTACGAGGAAGAAAGCCGCTACGCCGACAAGCGTGACTGACGGGCGAAAATTCGCGCCGCGATGATCCGGACATGGTCACGCGGCGTAAGTGGGGAATAAGCCGGAGGACGACGGCAGTTCCCGATCCGCCGTCAACCACCCGAATCCGGCTTTTCGGGCGGTCCACCCCGATCGGCCACCCGTTTTGGAGGTCGCTCTCCCCCGGAGCGGCCTCCTTTTTACTTCCCGCCGACAGCCACCATCGCCGGTGCTTTCGCCGTCCATCCCGTCGCCTGATCGTAGGCCTTTGCGACCTGCAGCACGCCGAGATCGTCGCGCGGACGGCCGATGATCTGAAAGCCGGTCGGCAGGCCGGCGGCGTTGAAGCCGGCCGGCACGGAAACGGCAGGCAATCCCAGCAGGCTGACGCCGACGACGGTTTCCATCCAGCGGTGATAGGTGTCCATTTCGCGCCCGGCGATTTCTTTCGGCCAGTCGAGCGTGACGTCGAAGGGATAGACCTGCGCGCTCGGGGCGACCAGGTAGTCGTAGCACTCGAACAGCCGCAGCACGG of Stappia sp. ES.058 contains these proteins:
- a CDS encoding oxaloacetate decarboxylase, whose product is MTTPAARLRAHLSKTPLTVMPCCFDGLSAKLIGDAGFPVSFMSGFAVSAARIGAPDTGLISYGEMVDQGRNVCAATSALIIGDGDTGYGNALNVKRTVKGYAQAGFAAVMIEDQLAPKRCGHTKGKLVVSRDEAVDRIKAAVDAREEGSDILILARTDARHGHGLDEALERARAFKEAGADLLFVEAPHDVGEMETICREVPGWHMANLVEGGATPMLPHAELERIGYRLAAYPLTLLSTAIRAMQEALAEMAAGRHPDDALLPFADLRKAVGFDAYYEEESRYADKRD